In the Raineyella fluvialis genome, TGGTGGGCCAGCAGGACCCGCCCGGCGAGGGCGCCGAGCAAGCGCTCGAGTGCCACGGCGAGGGGAACCCCCTGCTGAAGGCGGTCGTCCGTGAGCCCGTGAACGGTGGCGCTCTGACCGACGCCGGTCTCCCCCAGTTCCTCCCCGGAGACGAGGACCTGCCCGGCGCCGCCGAGCCGGATGACCACGCCGTCGATCGGGACCCAGCCGATGCTGAGGATCCGGTCGTGCCGAGGGTCCAGGCCGGTGGTCTCCATGTCGACCGCGAGCAGGGGCAGGTCGGCCAGTGGCGTACGCGCCCCCGGCGGTGGCGTGGTGAGGGCCGTACGCAGGGACCCCTCCGGCAGGGCCGTCGCTGTCCTGCGGAGTCGGCCCTCCGCGCTGAACGGCCAGGCCATCAGGACATCTCCCGGCGACCGGTGGGCAGCGTCATGACACCGCGTGCAGCTGATAGGTGAAGGCCAGCTCCTGCTGGGCCTCCTTGATGATGCGGAACGCGTCGCGCAGGCTGTGCTGGTCGATCGTGGACAGGGAGCCCGGATCGATCACGTTGTCGGCGGGTTCCCCGCGCTCGGCCTGCTCACTATGGTGCTGGTGACGCAAGTGGCTGATGAGTTCGTACGCCCCACGCAGGTCGTCGGCACGTCGCTGCGAGATCCCACCGGTCGCCGCTGCGGCGGACAGCCGGGCGGCGGTGTTGACCTCGGGAAGGCCGGCAGCGAGGGCGTGAACGCGCGCGATCTGCACGATCGGGGCGATACCACCCGCCTTGAGGTCGAGCCCCTTGGTCCCCTGGCCGGCCCGGTCGAGCACGAAGCCCCGGAAGAACCCGATCGGAGGCACCCAGGAAACGGCCTCGCGGGCCAGGCGGGCGAGGAACCGCTGGTTGTCGGCGGTGCCCCGGTGCACGGCGTCGAGCAGCGGTTCGACCAGGTCGGCGCCGGTGATCGCCCGCATGTCGAAGAAGGTGTCGGCGTGCAGGACCGCATCGGAGTCGGGCTCGCTGATCCACCGGGTGAAGACCTGGAACCACTGGGACCGGGAGAGCCGCCAGGCGGGGTTGGTCGCCATGATGTCGCCCGGGCACAGCGGGTAGCCGCACGCGGCCAGCCCGGCGGTGACCCGCTCGGCGAGGGCGGCGAACCATTCGTCGACGGCGGGATCGGGATCCGCGGCCGGATCGGGAGGGTCCGGGAGGACGAGGGCGTTGTCCTGGTCGGACGACAGCCCGAGCTCAAGGCGGCCCTGCGATCCGAGCGCCACCCACGCGTACGGCACCGGTGCGGGGCCGAGATCCGCCTCGGCGAGCCGCAGGAGCGTACGCGTCACGGCATCGCCGACGGCGGTGACGATCCGGCCGATCTCGGCGGCGGAGGCGTCCTGGCGGACGAGTTCGCGGACCACACCAGGCAGCCGGCCCCGCGCGACGATCAGGCTGTCCAGGTCGTCGCAGGCCGCGATGGCGCCGACGATGGCGACCGGGTTCGCCTGCTGCAGGCGCATGATATCGCCGCTGGTGACCATCCCGACGGGGCGGCCGTGCTCGACGACGGGCAGGTGGTGGAAACCCCGCTGCATCATCATCAACATCGCCTCGACGGCCGGGGCGTCGGGGTCGATGGTGATCGGGTCGGCGGTCATGATCGACGACACCGGCCCCTCGGCGGGCAGTCCCTCACCGACGATGAGACGACGCATGTCCCGGTCCGTCACGATGCCGCTCAACGCGTCCCCGGATTCCCCACCGGGCCGGGTGACGAGCAGAGCGGAGACGCGATTCGCGGTCATCAGCCGGGCGGCATCGCGGACGGTCAGGTTTTCGTCGACGCTGACCGGGGCGCGGGAGACGATGTCGCGCAGCGTGGTCCGCAGCACCTCGTGGCCGGCCTCGGGGAGCCTCAATGCCTCGACGGCGGCCTGCAGGCGTTCCGCGGACTGTTCGTCGAAGAAGCGGGCGAAGTCCCGGTACGACGCGAGCAAGCGACGGAAGTCCTCGGGCGTCATCAGCAGCGCCAGACTGTCCTCCAGCGCCGTCATGGTGAACCGCGAGGGCCCGTCGTCGCGGGCGGCGGAGACGCCGAAGGCACCACCCTCACCACAACGGTCGGCCAGTGCCCCGTTGGCGTCGGTGATGTCGACGGCACCGCTGCGGAGGATGTAGACCGCCTCGGTCGGGCGTCCGGCGGGAAGAATGACGGTGCCTCGACGGAAGTAGCGGCCGGTCAGCCGCGCCGGCAGGCTGTCGAGCTCCTCGGGGGGCAACAGGTCGAAGGGGTGATGGGCGGCCAGGAAGTCCCGGATGCCGGTGAGCTCGACGTTCATCGTCCTCCCGTCGCGGTCGCTGCTGTCGCGAGGGGGCCCGGCGCGGGCCCCGTGTCCGCGTCGTGGTCAGCATGACATGCCGGACCACCCGCTGCCACCACTTCGGCAGATCCGCCACTCCGCCCGTCACGACGCACACATGACGGGATCCCGATCAGCGCTCGAGGACGGGCGCTCCTTCGGCAGGGACCCCAGGGAACAGGACGATGACGTCGTCGCGGACCTCGACGCGATGCGTCGGAGTCGGCCAGGTCGCGGGGAAGCAGGTCGGCATCCCGTCAGACAGGCGGAACCTCGCGAGGTGCAGCGGACAGACCACCTCACCCTCCTCGACCCAGCCACGGGACAGCAGGGCCTCCTGATGGGTGCACATGTCGTCCAGCGCGAAGTAGTCGTCGCCGACACGGAAGACGGCGATGTCCTCCTCCGTATGAGTGGTGGACTTCGGCACGACCAGCACTCCCCCATCGGCGACCTCGCCGACGCCGGCGATCACGATGCCCTCGCCCATGTCCTCACACTCCCGCTCCGGCCCCTCCTCGGGGCCCTGTCGCGATCGTACGTGTCCCTGCCGCCAGGCCGTAGGGACG is a window encoding:
- a CDS encoding exonuclease domain-containing protein, whose product is MAWPFSAEGRLRRTATALPEGSLRTALTTPPPGARTPLADLPLLAVDMETTGLDPRHDRILSIGWVPIDGVVIRLGGAGQVLVSGEELGETGVGQSATVHGLTDDRLQQGVPLAVALERLLGALAGRVLLAHHAPLEVGFLVAACQRLWGVRTDPPVVDTMRLHRRVIAPGFDDEPRGDDLRLWNARARYGLPPSGAHDALDDALAAAELYLAQIAELGLESADLRAVRS
- a CDS encoding DUF294 nucleotidyltransferase-like domain-containing protein, whose translation is MNVELTGIRDFLAAHHPFDLLPPEELDSLPARLTGRYFRRGTVILPAGRPTEAVYILRSGAVDITDANGALADRCGEGGAFGVSAARDDGPSRFTMTALEDSLALLMTPEDFRRLLASYRDFARFFDEQSAERLQAAVEALRLPEAGHEVLRTTLRDIVSRAPVSVDENLTVRDAARLMTANRVSALLVTRPGGESGDALSGIVTDRDMRRLIVGEGLPAEGPVSSIMTADPITIDPDAPAVEAMLMMMQRGFHHLPVVEHGRPVGMVTSGDIMRLQQANPVAIVGAIAACDDLDSLIVARGRLPGVVRELVRQDASAAEIGRIVTAVGDAVTRTLLRLAEADLGPAPVPYAWVALGSQGRLELGLSSDQDNALVLPDPPDPAADPDPAVDEWFAALAERVTAGLAACGYPLCPGDIMATNPAWRLSRSQWFQVFTRWISEPDSDAVLHADTFFDMRAITGADLVEPLLDAVHRGTADNQRFLARLAREAVSWVPPIGFFRGFVLDRAGQGTKGLDLKAGGIAPIVQIARVHALAAGLPEVNTAARLSAAAATGGISQRRADDLRGAYELISHLRHQHHSEQAERGEPADNVIDPGSLSTIDQHSLRDAFRIIKEAQQELAFTYQLHAVS
- a CDS encoding non-heme iron oxygenase ferredoxin subunit; translation: MGEGIVIAGVGEVADGGVLVVPKSTTHTEEDIAVFRVGDDYFALDDMCTHQEALLSRGWVEEGEVVCPLHLARFRLSDGMPTCFPATWPTPTHRVEVRDDVIVLFPGVPAEGAPVLER